In one Silene latifolia isolate original U9 population chromosome 10, ASM4854445v1, whole genome shotgun sequence genomic region, the following are encoded:
- the LOC141607745 gene encoding uncharacterized protein LOC141607745 — MSVDFNSPEFIHQLREALKHARETEERWQPRRGERIVDAFKASDLPEFVGGADPEAYLEWERKIDSLFDFKDLDDDKRCRFAILKLSKGASLWNEAMKAKRVREGKEKIDSWVSLKRKLRKRYVPSTHRLSTYRKIADFRQGKLSVSEYLDEFQNLAIMGELEEIEEHKMSRFLRRLNYNNASSVELYPYSDFDTLVGLCLKVESQGKPKYGGRVEFRIE; from the coding sequence ATGTCGGTAGACTTCAATAGTCCAGAATTCATTCACCAATTACGGGAAGCTTTGAAGCATGCTCGGGAAACTGAAGAGCGTTGGCAACCTAGGAGAGGAGAACGAATTGTTGATGCATTCAAGGCGAGTGATCTTCCTGAATTCGTTGGAGGGGCTGATCCCGAGGCCTATTTGGAGTGGGAACGGAAAATCGATAGTTTATTCGATTTTAAAGACCTGGATGATGATAAGAGGTGTAGGTTTGCAATTCTGAAATTGAGTAAAGGAGCATCGCTGTGGAATGAGGCGATGAAGGCTAAGAGGGTCCGAGAAGGCAAAGAGAAAATTGATTCTTGGGTGTCCCTAAAACGCAAACTACGGAAAAGGTATGTACCATCGACCCATAGGCTGTCTACTTATCGCAAAATAGCTGATTTTAGACAAGGAAAGTTGAGTGTTAGTGAGTATTTAGATGAATTTCAGAATCTTGCTATTATGGGTGAATTGGAGGAAATAGAAGAGCATAAAATGTCTCGATTTTTGCGTCGATTGAATTATAACAATGCTAGTTCTGTTGAGTTATATCCCTATTCTGATTTTGATACTCTTGTTGGTCTTTGTCTGAAAGTAGAGTCACAAGGGAAGCCTAAATATGGGGGGAGGGTCGAGTTCAGAATCGAGTGA